The following nucleotide sequence is from Nautilia sp. PV-1.
TGAAACATATAATTTCAATATCTCTTTTAAAGCGGGAAGTGTTACTCTTCAGAAAAAATATTTACCTAAAATCAAATCTTTCGCAGCTTATTTAAAAAAACATCCAAAATATAAAGCTATTATTATCGGTTATACCGATAATAAAGGAAATAAAAAATATAACCTTAAATTATCTGAAAAAAGAGCAGAAGCAGTATATAAAGAACTGATTAAATTCGGAGTAAACAAAAAAAGATTAAGCTACAAAGGTGAAGGAGGAGCACATCCTGTTGCTTCAAACAAAACTGCAAAAGGAAGAATGAAAAACAGAAGAGTTATTGCAGTTATTATAAAATAACTCTTTCTATTATTACATATAATATACTAAATTATATATTTTGTAAATACAGGAAATTCTTAATTTTACCCTCAAAAACGTTACTTCATTTATTTTTTATAAAAAATTTTTCTTTTTCAGACTATTTTTTACAAAAGTTCCATAATTTCATTCCAAAAAAAATTAAAGGAGTTTATTATGAAAAAAACATTTATCGGACTATCGATTGCGGCATCACTTCTTGCTGCAGGAAATTATCAGATAGGAATGGCCGGCGGACGCACCCATGTA
It contains:
- a CDS encoding OmpA family protein; the protein is MKKLLTSLFAAGLLFAANTTHEKPHSKIKTHHTAHHKYETYNFNISFKAGSVTLQKKYLPKIKSFAAYLKKHPKYKAIIIGYTDNKGNKKYNLKLSEKRAEAVYKELIKFGVNKKRLSYKGEGGAHPVASNKTAKGRMKNRRVIAVIIK